A section of the Hevea brasiliensis isolate MT/VB/25A 57/8 chromosome 17, ASM3005281v1, whole genome shotgun sequence genome encodes:
- the LOC131175410 gene encoding protein MOTHER of FT and TFL1-like, producing the protein MAASVDPLVVGRVIGDVIDMFVPSVSMSVYYGSKHVTNGCDIKPSIAVTPPKLSISGHPDHLYTLVMTDPDAPSPSEPSMREWVHWIVADIPGGTNPSKGKEILSYVGPRPPVGIHRYILVLFEQKMELGMAEQPQSRANFNTRMFAAHLDLGLPVATVYFNAQKEPASRRR; encoded by the exons ATGGCTGCTTCTGTTGATCCTCTGGTTGTGGGTCGTGTTATTGGTGATGTGATTGATATGTTCGTTCCTAGTGTGAGTATGTCTGTGTATTATGGGTCTAAGCATGTCACTAATGGCTGTGATATTAAGCCTTCTATTGCTGTCACTCCTCCTAAGCTCAGCATTTCTGGTCATCCCGACCACCTCTATACTCTG GTGATGACAGACCCTGATGCACCAAGCCCTAGTGAACCCAGCATGAGAGAGTGGGTTCATTG GATAGTGGCAGATATACCTGGTGGAACAAATCCTAGTAAAG GGAAGGAGATATTGTCGTACGTGGGTCCTCGTCCACCAGTGGGAATTCACCGCTACATACTGGTGCTTTTCGAGCAAAAGATGGAGCTGGGGATGGCAGAGCAACCGCAATCACGGGCTAATTTCAACACAAGGATGTTTGCTGCACATTTGGACTTGGGACTGCCAGTTGCTACTGTCTACTTCAATGCCCAGAAGGAGCCTGCTAGTCGCAGGcgctaa
- the LOC110649852 gene encoding GPI mannosyltransferase 1 encodes MAWINMNQLLLFSAIFRLILIIYGEWQDTHMEVRYTDVDYLVFSDAASLMASGESPYKRSTYRYSPLLAFLLIPNSIIHRSWGKFLFSALDLLVGLFIHDILKRRKVPEDLCLYSVMVWLLNPFTFTIGTRGNCEPIVCAMILWTIICLMNGNVVQAAVWYGLVVHFRIYPIIYALPIVLVLDQCFFQSGQKPLLVNWKSSQQKTSQNTEGPGEFGIWTVLKRIFTRERIMFGLISGAVFLSCTALFFYLYRWEFLNEALLYHLTRTDPRHNFSIYFYHIYLHYEREFSMVEKLISFLPQLVVQLVLIFCFAPDLPFCFFLQTVAFVAFNKVITAQYFVWFFCLLPLILPWSNMKLRWVGTCCTLVWIGAQSHWLFWGYLLEFKGKNVFLQLWLASLLFLAANTFVVVMFIRHHRCCPVFRQLKRSSLEKSE; translated from the exons ATGGCATGGATAAACATGAACCAATTACTCCTATTCTCAGCAATTTTTCGACTCATTTTGATAATTTATGGAGAATGGCAAGATACCCATATGGAAGTTAGATATACAGATGTGGATTACCTTGTCTTTTCTGATGCTGCCTCGTTAATGGCTTCCGGAGAATCCCCTTACAAAAGAAGTACTTACCGGTATTCACCTTTGCTCGCTTTTCTGCTCATACCCAATTCCATTATTCATCGTTCATGGGGTAAATTCCTCTTCTCTGCTTTAG ATTTACTTGTGGGCTTGTTTATCCACGACATTTTGAAGCGTCGTAAGGTGCCTGAGGATCTGTGCTTATATTCTGTAATGGTATGGCTCCTCAATCCATTTACCTTCACCATTGGAACCCGTGGGAACTGTGAGCCCATTGTTTGTGCCATGATTTTGTGGACCATTATCTGTCTTATGAATG GTAATGTGGTCCAAGCTGCAGTTTGGTATGGACTAGTTGTCCATTTCAGAATTtatcctataatctatgcactcCCTATTGTTTTGGTTCTTGATCAATGCTTCTTCCAATCTGGTCAGAAGCCTCTTCTTGTGAATTGGAAATCCAGTCAACAGAAGACATCACAGAATACAGAAGGACCTGGGGAATTTGGTATATGGACTGTGTTGAAAAGGATATTTACAAGAGAGAGAATTATGTTTGGACTGATTTCAGGAGCTGTTTTTCTCTCTTGTACTGCTCTTTTTTTCTACTTGTATAGATGGGAGTTCTTAAATGAGGCACTGCTCTACCATCTCACTCGTACAGATCcaagacacaatttttccatcTATTTCTATCACATATATCTCCATTATGAACGTGAATTTTCAATGGTGGAAAAGCTTATCTCATTTCTGCCTCAACTGGTAGTGCAGCTGGTTCTCATTTTCTGCTTTGCGCCAGATCTTCCATTTTGCTTTTTCCTACAGACAGTGGCGTTTGTAGCATTCAACAAG GTAATCACAGCACAGTACTTTGTCTGGTTCTTTTGCTTGTTGCCATTGATACTTCCATGGAGCAATATGAAGCTGAGGTGGGTAGGCACATGTTGCACGCTTGTATGGATTGGTGCTCAGAGCCATTGGTTGTTCTGGGGTTATCTGCTTGAATTTAAGGGCAAAAATGTTTTCCTACAGCTTTGGCTAGCAAGCTTACTGTTTCTGGCTGCTAATACTTTTGTGGTTGTCATGTTTATCCGGCACCACAGATGCTGTCCGGTGTTCCGGCAGCTAAAGCGTTCAAGTTTGGAGAAATCTGAATGA
- the LOC110649853 gene encoding uncharacterized GPI-anchored protein At4g28100: MFPKNLPFLFFFFFFFFTFFPFIISGLSNPDPASIQSFLPNPSPPATIPAFPEQSNVEGCPLDLPDQLFHGIKTACGSGETGQLHKSRCCPVLAAWLYSAYSATALGTAGRVAPAVGGHTTPSYDLPLLPDDSETCVDDLGKALKEKGIELVKPNETCDVVYCYCGIRLHPLSCPEAFSTNRKGKLVGDKRVKKLERDCLSSSGNVNQFPGLGGCSKCLNSLYSLNNKKTLNSSKSEDRTTKMHNKDCQLMGLTWLLAKNRTAYIRTVSAVLRAMMMNVDGSNPQSCTLNSDGMPLAVDSSEISSNSLSISHQAPIFISIVVFVICLLHLLLFVPSTKF, encoded by the exons ATGTTTCCCAAGAATttaccttttcttttcttcttcttcttcttcttcttcaccttcTTTCCATTCATCATTTCGGGTCTATCCAACCCAGACCCGGCATCTATCCAATCATTCTTGCCAAACCCATCACCCCCAGCAACCATTCCTGCATTCCCGGAACAGTCTAATGTTGAAGGCTGTCCTTTAGACCTGCCGGATCAGCTCTTCCATGGCATAAAAACTGCTTGTGGAAGTGGCGAAACTGGGCAGCTACACAAGAGCCGGTGCTGCCCGGTTCTTGCAGCTTGGCTGTACTCTGCCTACTCTGCCACTGCACTTGGTACGGCTGGCAGAGTAGCCCCAGCAGTGGGAGGTCATACTACCCCATCATATGACCTGCCACTTCTCCCAGATGACTCAGAAACTTGTGTGGATGATCTGGGTAAGGCCTTGAAAGAAAAAGGGATAGAGTTGGTTAAACCAAATGAGACTTGTGATGTGGTTTATTGTTATTGTGGGATTCGATTGCACCCATTGAGCTGCCCTGAGGCATTTTCTACTAACCGAAAGGGGAAGCTTGTTGGGGATAAGAGGGTTAAGAAGTTAGAGAGGGATTGCTTGAGTAGCAGTGGCAATGTGAATCAATTCCCTGGTCTCGGTGGGTGCTCCAAGTGCTTAAACAGCCTCTATTCG CTTAACAACAAGAAGACTTTGAACTCAAGCAAATCAGAGGACAGGACCACCAAAATGCACAACAAAGATTGCCAATTGATGGGTCTCACATGGCTGCTTGCGAAGAATCGAACAGCTTACATACGCACAGTTTCTGCAGTTTTACGCGCTATGATGATGAATGTGGATGGATCAAATCCTCAGTCCTGCACTCTCAACAGTGATGGTATGCCCTTGGCTGTTGATTCTTCTGAAATTTCCAGCAATTCTTTGTCAATCTCCCATCAAGCACCCATCTTTATATCTATTGTTGTTTTTGTAATCTGTTTGTTACATTTGCTTCTCTTTGTACCTTCCACCAAATTTTAG
- the LOC110649851 gene encoding putative disease resistance protein RGA1 yields the protein MAEAVPFGIATNILTKLGSSTFKEIGATYGVKKDLQKLENTLSTIKAALLDAEQRQEKSYLVQDWIRKLKDVVYVADDVLDRFATKALKHQSTGLKIKEGVSEFFSMSNQLAFRFKMARKIRYIRERVDDIAADMSKFNFKERVVEREENRQREQTHSFLSNSEIIGRDRNKEEILNLLMCSNNQENVSIVPIVGIGGLGKTTLAQLVYNDTRVINSFEKRIWVSVYKKIDAGMVVASIIKSVKKIDPGNLELDQLQLCLRENLEGKRYLLVLDDVWDESHERWVCLKNLLSIGARGSKILVTTRSRKVAFVSGINCPYILEGLAEDECWALFERLTFGEDKEGVNSSLITIGKEIVRRCKGVPLAVKSLACAMRTKTEVSEWLAIQNAEIWRSSLDDNEILPVLKLSYDHLPIPLRQCFAFCSIFPKDFMIQKDILIQLWTAQGYIHCTSGNEYLEYLGDQYFKDLVTLSFFQEVEMDDLGNVKSFKMHDLIHDLAQVVAGTDCVIAGTDSGNISERVHHISFRHPSCSPDVPKHLFEAKSTRTFFLPDYCGFTNESASHALISKFKCLRALDLHHSCIKELTYNIGKLKHLRYLDLSNNLDMESLPCSICYLHNLQTLLLSNCTSLQQLPRDLGKLISLRHLMIDGCARLTHMPSGLEKLTSIQTLPRFIVAENKDCSPDSSKINELDGLNQLRGELHIEKLGNVRNVALESKAGNLKGKGCLRSLTLNWGTSPRAGQDEHDELLMQNLQPHSNLKELHVEGYGGVTFSTWLSSLGNIVKITIKKCNRCQHLPPLQELRHLKFLSLEELMDLEYIDNSSRQPSSSVIFFPSLKVLSLVELPNLKRWWREEAVVESMNNSNRASTSLGEHQEQQPVVLPSFPCLSSLKIHHCFNLTSIPLHPYLEELYLYEVSEELLQQQGVMLLTMMTMRITMMMMMMAALQSPRESSTSLSLLPHDSFTASPLSKLKSLQLVRIDDLESLPEAWLPNLTSLEHVKIEECPKLSSLPRQGFKALTSLRNLRIYRCEGLKSLSNGIQHLTALEELRIRSCEELDLSDDGMQLQDLKKLHYLELSDIPKLVFLPIWIQDTPSLQELQVEECKNLVALPEWIDSLTLLQRLKISYCPRLTSLPDRIRNLAALQQLCICNCPHLSRRCQKARGADWPKIAHLAMIKINGKWVQRLT from the coding sequence ATGGCAGAAGCAGTTCCATTTGGTATAGCTACCAACATACTAACGAAGTTGGGTTCCTCCACCTTCAAAGAAATCGGAGCCACATATGGTGTGAAAAAGGACTTGCAGAAGCTTGAAAACACACTCTCCACCATCAAAGCTGCGCTGCTAGACGCTGAACAAAGGCAGGAGAAGAGCTATTTGGTGCAAGACTGGATAAGGAAGCTTAAAGATGTTGTTTATGTAGCTGATGATGTGTTGGATAGGTTTGCAACAAAAGCTTTGAAGCATCAAAGCACTGGTTTAAAGATCAAAGAAGGGGTGAGTGAATTCTTTTCCATGTCGAATCAACTTGCATTTCGTTTCAAGATGGCTCGAAAGATAAGATATATTAGGGAGAGAGTAGATGATATTGCAGCTGATATGTCAAAGTTCAATTTCAAAGAGAGAGTGGTTGAGCGAGAGGAAAATAGGCAGAGAGAGCAGACTCATTCCTTTCTATCAAACTCAGAAATTATTGGGAGGGATAGGAATAAGGAGGAGATTCTGAACTTGTTGATGTGTTCAAACAATCAGGAAAATGTTTCTATTGTTCCAATTGTTGGGATTGGTGGGTTAGGCAAGACAACTCTTGCTCAGTTGGTGTATAATGATACTCGGGTAATCAATTCTTTTGAAAAAAGGATATGGGTTTCCGTCTATAAAAAAATTGATGCTGGAATGGTTGTTGCTAGTATTATTAAATCTGTAAAGAAAATTGATCCGGGAAACTTGGAGCTGGACCAATTGCAATTGTGCCTCAGGGAAAACTTGGAGGGGAAGAGATATTTACTTGTCTTGGATGATGTATGGGATGAAAGCCATGAGAGATGGGTTTGTCTGAAGAATCTGTTATCGATTGGAGCTCGAGGAAGCAAGATTCTAGTGACTACTCGCAGTAGAAAAGTTGCCTTTGTCTCAGGCATCAACTGCCCTTACATTTTAGAAGGTCTAGCAGAAGATGAGTGCTGGGCATTGTTTGAGCGCCTCACGTTTGGAGAGGACAAGGAGGGAGTGAATTCAAGCCTGATCACAATTGGAAAGGAAATTGTGAGGAGATGCAAAGGAGTTCCTCTTGCTGTGAAGAGTTTGGCATGTGCAATGCGAACAAAAACAGAAGTGAGTGAATGGTTGGCCATTCAGAATGCTGAAATTTGGAGGTCTTCTTTAGATGATAATGAAATTCTACCAGTGCTGAAGTTGAGCTATGATCATTTGCCAATCCCTTTAAGACAGTGCTTTGCTTTTTGCTCAATTTTCCCAAAAGACTTCATGATCCAGAAAGATATATTGATCCAGTTGTGGACAGCACAGGGTTATATTCACTGCACCAGTGGAAATGAGTATCTGGAGTATCTTGGTGATCAATACTTTAAGGATTTAGTGACATTGTCTTTCTTTCAAGAAGTAGAAATGGATGACCTTGGAAACGTTAAAAGCTTTAAGATGCATGATCTTATTCATGATCTTGCACAGGTAGTTGCAGGAACAGATTGTGTTATTGCAGGAACTGATAGTGGGAATATTTCTGAACGAGTGCATCATATCTCCTTTCGACATCCCTCTTGTTCTCCAGATGTTCCAAAGCATTTATTTGAAGCAAAGAGCACAAGGACTTTCTTTTTGCCAGATTACTGTGGATTCACCAATGAATCAGCATCACATGCTCTGATTTCAAAGTTTAAATGCCTACGTGCGTTGGACTTGCATCACTCGTGTATTAAGGAGTTGACTTACAATATTGGTAAGTTGAAGCATTTGAGATATCTTGATCTTTCTAATAATTTGGACATGGAAAGCCTTCCTTGTTCAATATGCTATCTGCATAATTTGCAAACGTTGTTGCTCTCAAACTGTACAAGTCTTCAACAGCTGCCGAGGGATCTTGGAAAGCTGATAAGCCTTAGACATCTTATGATTGATGGGTGTGCTAGGCTGACTCACATGCCGTCTGGGTTGGAAAAGTTGACGTCCATTCAAACATTACCAAGGTTCATTGTTGCAGAGAACAAAGATTGCTCCCCAGATAGTTCAAAGATCAATGAGTTGGATGGCCTAAACCAATTGAGAGGTGAGTTACATATTGAAAAGCTTGGAAATGTTAGGAATGTTGCATTGGAGTCGAAAGCAGGAAATTTGAAAGGGAAGGGATGCCTTCGATCCCTTACTCTAAACTGGGGGACATCACCTAGAGCTGGTCAGGATGAGCATGATGAATTATTGATGCAAAACCTGCAGCCACACTCAAATCTGAAGGAATTACATGTGGAAGGTTATGGAGGTGTGACGTTCTCAACTTGGCTCTCCTCGCTTGGAAACATTGTTAAAATTACAATAAAGAAGTGTAATCGATGCCAACATCTGCCGCCTCTACAAGAACTCCGCCATCTCAAGTTCCTCAGTCTTGAAGAGTTGATGGATCTTGAGTACATCGACAATAGCAGCAGGCAGCCCTCATCATCTGTAATATTCTTCCCATCCTTAAAAGTACTTTCACTTGTTGAATTGCCTAATTTAAAGAGATGGTGGAGGGAAGAAGCAGTCGTTGAGTCGATGAACAATAGTAATAGAGCATCGACATCACTTGGCGAGCATCAGGAGCAGCAACCTGTGGTATTACCTTCTTTTCCttgtctttctagcttaaaaattcACCATTGCTTTAACTTGACGTCAATCCCGCTGCATCCATACCTTGAAGAGCTGTATCTATATGAAGTCAGTGAGGAACTTCTACAACAACAGGGAGTGATGTTGCTCACCATGATGACAATGAGGATCaccatgatgatgatgatgatggcagCTTTACAGAGCCCCAGAGAATCTTCCACCTCCCTTTCTTTACTTCCCCATGATTCCTTCACTGCTTCTCCTCTTTCTAAACTAAAGTCTCTGCAACTTGTGAGAATTGATGATTTAGAATCTTTGCCAGAGGCATGGTTGCCAAACCTGACTTCTCTTGAGCATGTAAAGATTGAGGAGTGCCCTAAACTATCAAGTTTGCCGCGACAAGGTTTCAAGGCCTTGACTTCTCTCCGAAATCTGAGGATCTACAGGTGTGAAGGGTTAAAGTCTTTATCTAATGGGATTCAACATCTCACTGCTCTTGAGGAACTGAGGATCAGGAGCTGTGAGGAGCTTGATCTTTCAGATGATGGTATGCAATTGCAAGACCTTAAAAAGCTTCATTATCTGGAACTCAGTGATATCCCAAAATTGGTTTTTCTTCCAATCTGGATTCAAGACACCCCTAGTCTACAAGAATTGCAGGTTGAAGAATGTAAAAATTTGGTTGCTTTGCCAGAGTGGATTGACAGCCTCACATTGCTTCAAAGACTTAAAATTTCCTATTGCCCCAGATTGACTTCATTGCCAGATAGGATTCGCAATCTTGCTGCTTTACAACAGCTTTGCATTTGCAATTGCCCTCACCTATCTAGAAGATGCCAGAAAGCCAGAGGTGCAGATTGGCCCAAAATTGCTCACCTTGCAATGATCAAAATTAATGGCAAGTGGGTCCAACGCCTAACATGA